A window from Enterocloster bolteae encodes these proteins:
- a CDS encoding MarR family winged helix-turn-helix transcriptional regulator yields MIEKSKRRFLCIKFRACGLSFSEGIVLLVIGYSRYSNQETISSLSGIDKYQTAKVLAAMEERGYIRREINPENKREKLVCLSEKGKEAANSLKDIMDQWEKIIFAGITPQEEQVLEQIMGKIVGNVREYERNIGREKL; encoded by the coding sequence ATGATAGAAAAGAGCAAACGAAGGTTTCTGTGCATTAAATTCAGGGCCTGCGGCCTTTCCTTTTCCGAGGGAATCGTGCTTCTGGTCATAGGCTACAGCAGATACAGCAATCAGGAGACCATTTCCAGCCTGTCCGGAATTGATAAATACCAGACAGCCAAGGTATTGGCTGCCATGGAGGAGCGGGGATACATCAGAAGGGAGATTAATCCTGAGAATAAACGAGAAAAGCTGGTTTGCCTGTCGGAAAAGGGAAAAGAGGCAGCTAATTCACTGAAGGACATCATGGACCAGTGGGAGAAAATCATCTTTGCCGGAATCACGCCCCAGGAGGAACAGGTTCTGGAACAGATTATGGGCAAAATCGTCGGAAATGTAAGGGAGTATGAAAGAAATATTGGAAGGGAGAAACTGTAA
- a CDS encoding HlyD family secretion protein encodes MKLAKSKKKIIGAAAAVILCAIVLVLIFGHVTGDDLLFKNKKNLVVQSYVTMDESNINALTGGQIKDVLVEEGDLVTKGQELVRLDSDTLMAQREQAQAALAQAQAAYQSLLNGATEEQMKQLQLAVQIAQANLENAQAAYTRMDADYQRTLALVPAGAVSQSSVDAQKAALASAKAALDSSRSNLEISQSKLSEAQNGATPEQIAQAQAGVDQAKAALKQIDTTLDKCVLTSPVDGLVTTVNVKSGDVVSSGLPSVVVADIYTPYITCDVDEMKLPRVKLDQEVDISLAALGKDTYKGKVVRINKEADFATKKASNEADWDILTYGIKVTFENLTGLQDELRSGMTAYVDFGK; translated from the coding sequence ATGAAACTGGCAAAATCTAAGAAAAAAATCATAGGGGCGGCGGCAGCCGTTATTTTGTGCGCCATTGTCCTGGTGCTCATCTTTGGTCATGTGACAGGGGATGACCTGTTATTTAAGAATAAGAAAAATCTGGTGGTACAGTCTTATGTGACCATGGATGAGAGCAATATTAACGCTCTGACCGGGGGACAGATTAAGGATGTCCTGGTGGAGGAAGGGGACCTGGTGACCAAAGGCCAGGAGCTGGTCCGTCTGGACAGTGATACCCTGATGGCCCAGAGAGAACAGGCCCAGGCAGCTCTGGCCCAGGCCCAGGCAGCTTACCAGAGCCTGTTAAACGGCGCCACAGAGGAACAGATGAAACAGCTGCAGCTGGCGGTCCAGATTGCCCAGGCAAACCTGGAAAATGCCCAGGCTGCCTACACAAGAATGGACGCGGATTATCAGAGGACCTTGGCGCTGGTTCCCGCAGGAGCCGTGTCCCAGTCCTCTGTGGATGCCCAGAAGGCAGCCCTGGCTTCTGCCAAGGCAGCCCTGGACAGCTCGCGCTCCAATCTGGAGATTTCCCAGAGCAAGCTTTCCGAAGCCCAAAACGGAGCAACGCCGGAACAGATTGCCCAGGCCCAGGCCGGAGTGGACCAGGCCAAGGCGGCCCTGAAACAGATAGACACCACCCTGGATAAATGTGTCCTTACCTCACCTGTGGACGGTCTGGTGACAACGGTTAATGTCAAGTCCGGTGATGTGGTGTCTTCCGGACTTCCCTCCGTGGTGGTTGCTGACATTTATACCCCGTATATCACTTGTGATGTGGATGAAATGAAGCTTCCGCGGGTAAAACTGGACCAGGAGGTGGATATCTCCCTGGCAGCCCTGGGAAAGGATACATATAAGGGGAAAGTGGTGCGAATCAATAAGGAAGCGGATTTTGCCACCAAGAAAGCGTCCAATGAAGCTGACTGGGATATCCTGACCTACGGAATCAAGGTAACCTTTGAGAACCTGACTGGACTGCAGGATGAACTGCGTTCCGGTATGACAGCCTATGTTGACTTTGGAAAGTGA
- a CDS encoding ABC transporter permease — protein sequence MKQAGSLASSMKKRYITIPMLILLLVPTILSLLMGAEFVHLPFQKVPTIIVNHDHSETVQSLIQMISDNRTFDVIACTDEEDDLKEAFYYNKALAGIVIPEHFSEDLLNGREAKIMIFNDGALSTVASGMRGTIAEALGTIKSGYMLKLAEGKGIPPQAAMNLIAPMGYVTKAISNPSKNVAYMMMEGILLTIVQIGAGCVGACVCERGSFGRLMKKAGFITGIACVSALGCIVTQTLCFGFPYKSSPWAGILMTVFTCFGITLFGILQNLGTGGNCEEAVQKCSIISFTMLLAGYTFPVISMPWPCKFLTWFMPNTHYIVPFRDMALVERSFLSEAHHVLWLMGFCAVMVLAVAKKFRDAGAEPGKTPADGPRTENGVAGI from the coding sequence ATGAAACAGGCTGGGAGCCTGGCATCTTCTATGAAAAAACGGTACATAACGATTCCCATGCTGATTCTTCTTCTGGTACCTACCATCCTGAGTCTGCTTATGGGCGCGGAGTTCGTGCATCTGCCTTTTCAGAAGGTACCCACGATTATTGTGAACCATGATCACTCTGAAACAGTCCAGAGCCTGATTCAGATGATTTCGGATAACAGGACATTTGACGTCATTGCGTGTACGGATGAGGAGGATGACCTGAAGGAAGCATTTTACTATAATAAGGCACTGGCAGGCATTGTGATTCCGGAGCATTTTTCAGAGGATCTGTTAAATGGCAGGGAAGCCAAAATCATGATTTTTAACGACGGCGCCCTGTCAACAGTTGCCAGCGGCATGAGGGGTACCATAGCCGAAGCCCTGGGGACCATTAAGAGCGGATATATGCTGAAGCTGGCAGAGGGAAAGGGCATACCGCCCCAGGCAGCCATGAACCTGATTGCACCTATGGGATATGTGACAAAGGCCATCAGCAATCCCTCCAAGAATGTGGCATACATGATGATGGAGGGCATCCTCCTTACCATTGTGCAGATTGGAGCCGGATGCGTGGGGGCCTGCGTGTGCGAGAGGGGAAGCTTTGGAAGGCTGATGAAAAAGGCCGGATTTATCACCGGTATTGCCTGTGTCTCGGCCCTGGGCTGTATAGTGACCCAGACCCTGTGTTTTGGATTTCCCTACAAGAGTTCGCCCTGGGCCGGCATACTGATGACGGTTTTCACCTGCTTCGGCATTACCCTTTTTGGAATACTCCAGAACCTGGGTACCGGAGGAAACTGCGAGGAGGCAGTGCAGAAATGCAGCATCATAAGTTTTACCATGCTGTTGGCCGGTTACACATTTCCGGTTATCTCCATGCCATGGCCCTGTAAGTTTCTTACCTGGTTCATGCCCAATACCCATTATATTGTGCCGTTCAGGGACATGGCCCTGGTGGAGCGCAGCTTTCTGAGTGAGGCCCACCATGTTCTGTGGCTTATGGGCTTCTGCGCGGTGATGGTGCTTGCAGTGGCAAAGAAATTCAGGGATGCCGGGGCAGAGCCGGGAAAAACGCCCGCAGATGGTCCCCGGACGGAAAACGGGGTGGCCGGCATATGA
- a CDS encoding ABC transporter permease, which translates to MISRIWKEEKNTVIGLFISVLAGMLLITTIWKNDYTEDIPFGILDEDRSSLSQSIVKQFGINPSLDIVYYADSEQDLKQAILDKKIEAGVMIPENFSRDMSLKKSPQAVIFADCSNIITGGGAVGAASSVLGTMSAGMQLKMLEGNNFYPSAAQTSLGTFSYVDRTLYEPQGDYIRKMSYLLVPAITMQTFLISFFIPLMIRKRKALAAATPEKRREELKDGIIRTAVVAGGAVAAQFVVLCVVGLYKNIPLRGEIGLYLFSTVLFMLAAVAFGVMLGSFTKRLACFAQLYMMCSNLIIFTSGLIFPYYLMPKWLSIASRIFSPIANIAVELKAVNLKGIGWDAAWPQLAGTALYTVFWLAAGGAMYAWSIKKERRLAGAAE; encoded by the coding sequence ATGATAAGCAGGATATGGAAGGAAGAAAAAAACACGGTCATCGGTCTGTTTATTTCCGTGCTGGCCGGTATGCTCCTGATTACTACCATCTGGAAAAATGATTACACAGAGGATATTCCCTTTGGAATCCTGGATGAGGACCGGTCCTCCTTGTCCCAGTCCATTGTGAAGCAGTTTGGCATCAATCCCTCTCTGGATATTGTATATTATGCGGATTCGGAGCAGGATCTGAAACAGGCCATCCTGGATAAGAAGATTGAGGCCGGCGTCATGATACCTGAAAATTTCAGCCGGGATATGTCCCTGAAGAAATCACCCCAGGCAGTGATATTTGCGGACTGTTCCAACATCATCACCGGCGGCGGGGCAGTGGGGGCTGCATCATCCGTGCTGGGTACCATGAGCGCGGGAATGCAGCTTAAGATGCTGGAGGGAAACAACTTTTACCCCTCGGCGGCCCAGACCAGTCTGGGTACATTTTCTTACGTGGACAGGACCTTGTATGAACCACAGGGCGATTACATCAGGAAAATGAGCTATCTGCTGGTTCCCGCCATCACCATGCAGACCTTTCTCATCTCATTTTTTATTCCGCTCATGATACGAAAAAGGAAAGCTCTGGCAGCGGCTACCCCGGAAAAGCGGAGGGAGGAATTAAAAGACGGAATCATCAGGACGGCCGTGGTGGCGGGCGGCGCGGTGGCGGCCCAGTTCGTGGTGCTGTGTGTGGTGGGACTGTATAAGAATATTCCCCTGCGGGGGGAAATCGGGCTCTATCTGTTCAGCACCGTGCTTTTCATGCTGGCGGCCGTGGCCTTTGGCGTGATGCTGGGGTCATTTACCAAAAGGCTGGCCTGCTTTGCGCAGCTGTATATGATGTGCAGCAACCTGATTATATTTACCTCAGGGCTTATTTTCCCGTACTATCTGATGCCCAAATGGCTCAGCATTGCATCCAGGATATTTTCGCCCATTGCCAATATTGCCGTGGAACTGAAGGCTGTGAACCTGAAGGGAATCGGCTGGGACGCTGCCTGGCCCCAGCTGGCGGGAACCGCCCTGTATACCGTGTTCTGGCTGGCGGCAGGAGGCGCCATGTACGCTTGGAGCATTAAAAAGGAGCGGAGGCTTGCAGGGGCGGCGGAGTAA
- a CDS encoding MATE family efflux transporter produces MIGEWGGVLQSANTDMIDGSIFQSIFWFSIPLLIGNFFQQLYNTVDSYVVGNFVNTNALAAVGASTPVINMLVGFFMGLSTGAGVVISQYFGARQGEAMSRAVHSAMALTGLLSIVFTGLGLLYTGPLLRAIGVPEDVLPHSSLYLMIYFCGITFSLFYNMGSGILRAVGDSRHPLLYLAVASIVNIILDFTFVCGFHMGIAGVAIATIMAQAVSSFMVMHKLMHTREDYKVEIRKIRFHKKMIRKIIAFGFPAACQQSITSFSNVVVQSYINRFGTAAMAGYSATLRIDGFLQLPLQSFNMAITTFVGQNIGARKYKRVKKGIFAAWVMSSLIILAGSVGMYFGAPLLISVFTNDPQVIGNGSSMLRIFSRAYIVMPVIQVLNGALRGAGLSKVPMFFMLGSFVVLRQIYLLVAVPMTHSLMVVMAGWPITWVICAAGMFLYYVKADWLPKEAGPEGE; encoded by the coding sequence ATGATTGGGGAATGGGGTGGTGTCTTGCAAAGCGCTAATACGGATATGATTGACGGCAGTATCTTTCAGTCTATTTTCTGGTTTTCAATCCCTCTTTTGATAGGGAATTTTTTCCAGCAGTTGTACAATACAGTGGATTCCTATGTGGTAGGAAATTTTGTCAATACCAACGCCCTGGCGGCGGTGGGGGCTTCGACCCCGGTCATCAATATGCTGGTGGGGTTCTTCATGGGCCTGTCCACCGGCGCGGGAGTGGTGATTTCCCAATACTTCGGGGCCAGACAGGGTGAGGCTATGAGCCGGGCGGTTCACAGCGCCATGGCCCTTACGGGGCTGTTGAGCATAGTGTTTACCGGGCTGGGACTGCTGTATACAGGACCCCTTCTCAGGGCAATCGGGGTGCCGGAGGACGTCCTTCCCCATTCTTCTCTATATCTGATGATTTATTTCTGTGGAATCACATTCTCACTTTTCTACAATATGGGATCAGGCATACTGCGCGCGGTGGGGGACTCCAGGCATCCCCTGCTCTATCTGGCAGTGGCCAGTATCGTGAATATCATCCTGGATTTCACCTTTGTGTGCGGGTTTCACATGGGCATTGCAGGCGTGGCCATTGCCACCATCATGGCCCAGGCAGTGAGCTCATTCATGGTCATGCACAAGCTGATGCATACCCGTGAGGATTACAAGGTGGAAATCCGCAAGATACGGTTCCACAAGAAAATGATCCGCAAAATCATTGCCTTTGGCTTTCCGGCTGCCTGTCAGCAGAGCATCACCTCATTTTCCAACGTGGTGGTGCAGTCCTATATCAACCGGTTCGGAACGGCTGCCATGGCCGGATATTCCGCTACCCTGAGGATTGACGGATTTCTCCAGCTGCCCCTTCAGAGCTTTAATATGGCTATCACCACTTTTGTGGGACAGAACATCGGAGCACGCAAGTATAAACGGGTGAAGAAGGGAATATTTGCCGCCTGGGTTATGAGTTCCCTGATTATTCTGGCAGGTTCAGTGGGAATGTATTTCGGAGCGCCCCTGTTAATCAGCGTGTTTACCAATGATCCCCAGGTAATTGGGAACGGAAGCAGTATGCTTCGCATTTTCTCCAGAGCATATATTGTGATGCCCGTGATCCAGGTACTAAACGGCGCCCTGCGCGGCGCGGGACTTTCCAAGGTCCCCATGTTCTTCATGCTGGGCAGCTTCGTGGTTCTGAGACAGATTTACCTGCTTGTGGCAGTGCCCATGACTCACAGTTTGATGGTGGTCATGGCGGGGTGGCCCATTACCTGGGTCATCTGCGCGGCAGGTATGTTCCTGTACTATGTCAAAGCGGACTGGCTGCCTAAGGAGGCCGGGCCGGAGGGGGAATAA
- a CDS encoding MurR/RpiR family transcriptional regulator: MKSVLVRIQEYSAQASGAEKGVLRFLRENPEEAAGYSIKQLADKTFSSAATIVRLCRKMGFDGYKELQKSLLYESALRRESTRPMEQEIKKDDSLEELVNKVTYKNIVSLDNTRKLVDLDILNQCVELLDRSQTVYLFGIGSSLLVARDMYLKLLRVNKACVICDDWHAQLLQARNIRSCDLALIVSYSGLTEEMITCAREARLREAPVITISRFEQSPLVRLADYNLAVAATELIFRSGAMSSRISQLNMIDILYTAYVHKRYDECMEQFRKTHIAKSEGPEENQNAL; the protein is encoded by the coding sequence ATGAAAAGTGTACTTGTCAGGATACAGGAATATTCAGCGCAGGCCAGCGGGGCTGAGAAGGGGGTCCTCAGATTTTTAAGGGAAAATCCTGAGGAAGCCGCAGGATACAGTATAAAGCAGCTGGCAGATAAAACATTTTCCTCAGCGGCAACCATTGTCCGCCTGTGCAGGAAGATGGGATTTGACGGTTATAAGGAGCTGCAGAAATCCCTGTTATATGAGTCAGCCCTGCGCAGGGAGAGTACGCGGCCCATGGAGCAGGAGATAAAAAAGGACGACAGCCTGGAGGAACTGGTGAACAAGGTGACCTATAAGAACATAGTGTCTCTTGACAATACCAGGAAGCTTGTGGACCTGGATATCCTGAATCAATGTGTGGAGCTGCTGGACAGGAGCCAGACCGTGTATCTGTTCGGAATTGGTTCTTCCCTGCTGGTGGCCAGGGACATGTATCTGAAGCTTCTCAGGGTCAACAAGGCATGTGTGATTTGTGATGACTGGCATGCCCAGCTCCTGCAGGCCAGAAACATCCGAAGCTGCGACCTGGCTCTGATCGTCAGCTATTCCGGTCTTACTGAGGAAATGATAACATGTGCCAGGGAGGCCAGGCTGAGGGAGGCGCCGGTCATCACCATATCCAGGTTTGAGCAGTCGCCTCTGGTCCGTCTGGCTGATTATAACCTGGCAGTGGCTGCAACGGAACTGATATTCAGGAGCGGGGCCATGTCATCCAGAATATCCCAGCTGAACATGATAGATATTCTGTATACGGCTTATGTGCACAAGCGGTATGACGAGTGTATGGAGCAGTTCAGAAAGACCCATATAGCTAAATCCGAGGGACCGGAGGAAAACCAAAACGCATTGTAA
- the murQ gene encoding N-acetylmuramic acid 6-phosphate etherase yields MIDLSVLVTESRNKETMGLDQMTPLEIVTVMNREDGKAVEAIGEVLPQIAQAIAWCTDSLKQKGRIIYIGAGTSGRLGVLDAVECPPTFGVSPDVVVGLMAGGTPAFVRAVEGAEDSQTMGEEDLKEIHLSPADIVIGLAASGRTPYVIYGLRYAKKIGCRTVAVSCNRDSEIGKEADLAIEPVPGPEVLTGSTRLKAGTVQKMVLNMISTGSMVGIGKVYQNLMVDVVQTNMKLITRAENIVMTATGCTREEARDSLEEAEGSVKLAITMILLQCGAKSAKTRLNRAGGYVRNAIQDV; encoded by the coding sequence ATGATAGATTTGTCAGTGTTGGTAACAGAAAGCAGGAATAAGGAGACCATGGGGCTGGACCAGATGACACCCCTGGAAATTGTTACCGTTATGAACCGGGAGGACGGGAAGGCAGTGGAGGCAATAGGGGAGGTTCTGCCCCAGATTGCCCAGGCCATTGCCTGGTGTACGGACAGTCTGAAACAAAAGGGAAGGATCATCTATATAGGAGCAGGTACCAGCGGAAGGCTGGGAGTGCTGGATGCGGTGGAATGTCCTCCCACCTTCGGGGTGTCGCCGGACGTGGTGGTGGGCCTGATGGCGGGCGGCACCCCTGCCTTTGTCAGGGCAGTGGAGGGAGCAGAGGACAGCCAGACCATGGGGGAGGAAGACCTGAAAGAGATTCATCTGTCCCCGGCAGATATCGTCATCGGGCTGGCTGCCAGCGGAAGGACGCCTTATGTGATATACGGCCTCAGGTATGCCAAAAAGATTGGATGCAGAACAGTGGCCGTGTCCTGCAACCGGGATTCTGAGATAGGAAAGGAGGCAGACCTTGCCATTGAACCGGTACCGGGACCCGAGGTCCTTACGGGTTCCACCAGGCTGAAGGCCGGAACCGTCCAGAAGATGGTTCTGAATATGATATCCACAGGAAGCATGGTGGGTATCGGCAAGGTTTACCAGAACCTGATGGTGGATGTTGTGCAGACAAATATGAAGCTGATAACTAGGGCGGAAAATATTGTCATGACAGCCACGGGATGCACCAGGGAAGAAGCCAGGGACAGTCTGGAGGAGGCGGAGGGAAGCGTAAAGCTGGCAATCACCATGATTCTGCTGCAGTGCGGTGCAAAATCCGCAAAGACAAGATTAAATCGAGCTGGGGGGTATGTTCGTAATGCAATACAGGACGTATAA
- a CDS encoding GNAT family N-acetyltransferase, with product MQYRTYKETMLPQMVRLWKEEAVRIRYKAYDSPEEWKAELLDKPDFDPEGCILAFTDSGSLAGFAAAISQKEFLPGQNRDNTPGYIFLLVVKEEYEGRGVGSSLLEKAEAFLKGQGKHEIRISHKCPIKMSWYIDREGHEHNKAPGIRTDSPGYIFFQRRGYELVQKEVSYYLELEKFYIPADVQKHIMELESEGIRVAWFDSAGNFGYEEMFERLKDQSFLKKFRDGIREHKKILIVEDRDGRVMGTAGTVYPEKNGRGFFSALAVDPADGGRGIGNVLFFSLCQELKNMGAEYMTIFVTETNFARRIYEKAGFSAVQEWAILKKTV from the coding sequence ATGCAATACAGGACGTATAAGGAAACCATGCTGCCGCAGATGGTGCGGCTGTGGAAAGAGGAAGCAGTGCGTATCCGGTATAAGGCCTATGATTCACCGGAAGAATGGAAGGCAGAGCTTTTGGATAAACCGGATTTTGACCCCGAGGGATGCATTCTGGCCTTTACGGATTCCGGCAGCCTGGCAGGGTTTGCAGCGGCAATCAGCCAGAAGGAATTCCTGCCGGGACAAAACCGGGACAATACGCCGGGCTATATATTCCTTCTGGTGGTAAAAGAGGAATATGAAGGCAGAGGTGTGGGGAGCAGCCTTTTGGAAAAAGCGGAAGCATTTCTGAAGGGCCAGGGAAAACATGAAATAAGAATCAGCCACAAATGCCCTATTAAAATGTCCTGGTACATAGACCGGGAGGGCCATGAGCACAACAAGGCGCCGGGAATCAGGACAGATTCCCCGGGATATATATTTTTTCAGAGAAGGGGGTATGAGCTGGTCCAAAAAGAGGTTTCTTATTACCTGGAACTGGAAAAATTTTACATTCCGGCAGATGTACAGAAACACATCATGGAGCTGGAGTCGGAGGGAATCAGAGTTGCCTGGTTTGACAGTGCCGGGAATTTTGGATATGAGGAAATGTTTGAGCGTCTGAAGGACCAGTCGTTCCTGAAAAAATTCCGGGACGGAATCCGGGAACATAAGAAGATTCTCATAGTGGAGGACAGGGACGGCAGGGTGATGGGCACAGCCGGAACCGTGTATCCGGAGAAAAACGGGCGGGGTTTCTTTTCGGCACTGGCAGTGGACCCGGCTGACGGGGGAAGGGGAATCGGCAATGTACTGTTCTTCAGCCTGTGTCAGGAGCTTAAGAACATGGGAGCGGAGTACATGACGATTTTTGTGACGGAAACCAATTTTGCCAGAAGGATTTATGAGAAGGCAGGTTTTTCAGCGGTACAGGAGTGGGCGATACTAAAAAAGACGGTATGA